GGTGCTTTGGTAAGGGACCGGCGCCAACCCCGAGGCAGGATCCTTCTGGCAAGTTTCCCGGCTGCCCTTTCCTGACGATCCTTTTCCGACTATACTGTAAGCAATGTGCCCGTTCTTGAAACAACCGGCAAATTTGGCGGGTCTTAACATCAATCCAATTGCAGCAATCCCATACCGGGATAATCCCGCCGTTAATACAAGGAGTACATGATGAGCACATTTGGAATGACCGAGTTAATCCTGATTTTCATTGCGTTATTCTTAGCACTGCCCATCTGGTTTACCTATAAAATTATCAGCCACAGATTACGGAATAGAAACAAACCTTGAGGAATCCATTTAAAGAGGATTCCGTATAAAACGGGCTCATCCAGCGTTCATTTTCCAACCCTTTCGGGACAAAACCACCTCGAAACGGTTCCCCCTCAATGTTCAAGAACTACCTCACCACCTCATTGCGAAACCTGCTCAGGCACAAGGGCTATTCGGCGATCAACGTCCTCGGGCTGGCCATCGGCATTGCCTGCTGCGTGCTGATCCTGCTCTACGTGCAGGACGAACTCAGCTACGACCAGTATCACGAGAAGAAAGACCGGATATACCGCGTGGCGGAATCCGCGACGGTAGCGGGAAGGTCCATCGAAGCCGCAGTTACGCCCCCGCCCTGGGCCCCGGTGCTGGCAAAAGACTATCCTGTCATCGAGGCGTATACCCGGATCAAGCCTCCGGCCTCCCGGTGGCTGATTCGGTACAAAGAAAAGCGGTTTTACGAGCGGTATTTCGCCTTCGTGGATTCATCGTTCTTCGACATTTTCACCTTCCCCCTGGTTCAGGGCGATGCGAAGACGGTCCTGGCCGACCCCCATACCGTGGTGCTGTCGGAATCCATGGCCGACAAGTACTTCGGGGACGAGAACCCGATCGGCGAGGTCATTACGGGCGATGACCTCTATGAGTTCACGGTTACCGGCGTCATGCGGGACATGCCGAAGAACACTCATTTTCATTTCGACTTTCTGGCCTCCTATGCCTCCCTGGCGCCGCACGGACTCTACAGTGAACCGTCCACGATGCAGGACCAGGGCTTCAGCCACGACCTGTTTACCTATTTACTTCTACGGGAAGGAAACGCACCCGAAGACCTGGAGCGGGAATTTCCCGGATTCCTGGACAAGTACCTTGGCGAACTGCTCACGTCCGTGGGCATCGAGGCCCGGCCCTTCCTGCAGCCCATCACGGATATCCACCTCCATTCCAACATGGAAGCCGAAATCAGGGCGAACAGCAGTATCCGGTACGTGTATATCTTTACCTGCCTGGCCGTCTTCGTCCTGCTGATCGCCTGCGTGAATTTCGTGAACCTGTCCACCGCCCGTTCCGCCCGCAGAGCGCAGGAAGTCGGCATGCGGAAAGTGCTCGGCGCCTATCGGAATCAACTGATCAAACAGTTTACGGGCGAGTCGATCCTGGTCTCCCTGATCGCCCTGTTCATCGCACTGGGCCTGGTTCACATGCTCCTGCCGCAGTTCAACCTGTTGTCCGGCAAGACGCTGGCGATGGAATACCAGTCCACGTGGCTGGTGCCGACCCTGGCGGGCATTGCCCTGGTGACGGGGATCATCGCGGGCGGATATCCCGCCTTCATCCTGTCCTCCTTCAGGCCGGTGGCCGTCCTGACCGGCGCGCTCAAGGCGGGGGCGTCTCATTCGCTCCTCAGGAAAGTCCTGATCACCTTCCAGTTCGGTATTTCCATCCTCATGATCATTGGCACGCTCGTAGTCCTCGATCAGCTGGAATACATGCAGAACAAGCCCCTGGGCTTCGATGAAGACGACCTGGTCGTCGTTCGCCTGCCGGATGAGGAAGCCCTTAATGGCTATCCCGCCTACAGGGACGCCTTGATGCAGTATCCTGAAATCCGGAACGTGAGTACGGCGAACAGCATACCCGGGGGCCAGACGAGCCTCAACCTGGTTACGCCGGAAGGGGTGCAGGAGGATGAAAGTCCGGTGTACCAGATGGTCCAGGCGGACTTCGGCTACATAGAAACACTCGGCATCGAGATGGCGTCGGGACGCACGTTCTCCCGGGCATTCGGCTCGGACGCCAACGCCTGCCTGATCAACGAGGCGGCCGTCCGGACCCTGGGATGGGAAGACCCGATCGGCAGGACCTTCAGGTTAACCGGCGAGGATGATGACCCGCCCCTGAGCGTCATCGGCGTCATGGCGGATTTCCACGTCCAGTCACTGCACCAACCCATAACGCCGCTCATGGTGCGTCTGGATGCGGACCCCGCTCCTTTTATGGTCGTCAGAGTACAGGGCGCTGACGGATCACGTGGACTAGAAACACTCCAGGATCAGTGGCGGAAGTCGTATCCAAGCCATCCCGCCATGGATTACTCGTTTCTCGATGACGATCTTAAGCAACTATACCAGGCCGAACAGCGACTGGGTTCCGTTTTCATCGCCGGTGCGGTGCTTTCGATCCTGATCGCCTGCCTGGGACTGCTGGGGCTTTCGTCCTTCATGGCGGAGCAACGGACCCGGGAGATCGGCGTACGGAAGGTCCTCGGCGCTACGATATCGAACGTGATCCTGCTGTTGTCGAGGGACTTTACCTGGCTGATCCTGTTGGCATTCGTGCTCGGAGCGCCGGCGGGATACTACGCCATGCACTCGTGGCTGGAAGACTTCCCATACCGTATCGAGCCAGGTCTGGGGGTGTTCCTTTTCGCGGGCGTCGCGGCGCTGTCGGTCGCCTGGCTGACGGTGGGATATCAATCGTTTAAGGCTGCCACGGCCAACCCGGCGGAAGCGGTGCACGCGGAGTGAAACGGCACCATGATCCGAAACTACCTGACCATCGCGGTTAGAAACCTGCTCAGGCACAAGGGTTATTCGGCCATCAATGTCCTCGGGCTGGCCATCGGCATGGCAAGCTGTGTGCTGATCCTGCTCTACGTGCAGGACGAACTCGCCTACGACCAGCATCATGAGAAAAAGGATCGGATCTACCGCATCGCGGAATCCGCTGTGATAACGGACCGGCCGATCGAAGCGGCCGTCACGCCCCCGTCCTGGGCGCCGGTCCTTGCGCGGGACTATCCGGAAATCGAGCTGTACACCCGGATCAAGCCGCCGGGCTCCCGCTGGCTCATCCGGTATGAGGAGAACCGGTTCTACGAGCGGTACTTCATTTTCGCGGACTCGTCGGTCTTCGACATCTTCACCATCCCGCTCGTACAGGGTAACCCCGCGACCGCCCTGGTCGAACCGCATACCGTGGTGCTGTCCGAGTCCATGGCCACCAAGTACTTCGGAGACGAGAACCCGATCGGGAAGGTGATCACGGGGGACGATCTCTACGAGTTCACCGTAACGGGCATCATGCGGGACATGCCGCGGACCTCCCACTTCCATTTCGATTTCCTGGCCTCCTTCTCCACACTGGCGCCGAATCAACTGTACTACAGCGATCCGGACGACATTCAGAACGGCGGGTTCAACCACGACCTGTATACCTACCTGCTGCTCCGGGAAGGCGCCACGCGCGAGGAAATGGAATCCAGGTTCCGCCCGTTCCTGGACAAGTACCTCGGCGAAGTGCTCCAATCCGCCGGCATCGTAGCCAATCCCTACCTGCAGCCGCTCACGGAGATTTATCTGCATTCCAACATCGAAGCCGAGTTGCGGCCCAACAGCGACATCCGTTACGTCTATATCTTCACGTCCCTGGCCGTCTTCATTCTCGTCATCGCCTGTGTAAATTTCATGAACCTGTCCACCGCCCGCTCCGCCCGCAGGGCGCAGGAGGTC
The sequence above is drawn from the Gemmatimonadota bacterium genome and encodes:
- a CDS encoding FtsX-like permease family protein, with the translated sequence MFKNYLTTSLRNLLRHKGYSAINVLGLAIGIACCVLILLYVQDELSYDQYHEKKDRIYRVAESATVAGRSIEAAVTPPPWAPVLAKDYPVIEAYTRIKPPASRWLIRYKEKRFYERYFAFVDSSFFDIFTFPLVQGDAKTVLADPHTVVLSESMADKYFGDENPIGEVITGDDLYEFTVTGVMRDMPKNTHFHFDFLASYASLAPHGLYSEPSTMQDQGFSHDLFTYLLLREGNAPEDLEREFPGFLDKYLGELLTSVGIEARPFLQPITDIHLHSNMEAEIRANSSIRYVYIFTCLAVFVLLIACVNFVNLSTARSARRAQEVGMRKVLGAYRNQLIKQFTGESILVSLIALFIALGLVHMLLPQFNLLSGKTLAMEYQSTWLVPTLAGIALVTGIIAGGYPAFILSSFRPVAVLTGALKAGASHSLLRKVLITFQFGISILMIIGTLVVLDQLEYMQNKPLGFDEDDLVVVRLPDEEALNGYPAYRDALMQYPEIRNVSTANSIPGGQTSLNLVTPEGVQEDESPVYQMVQADFGYIETLGIEMASGRTFSRAFGSDANACLINEAAVRTLGWEDPIGRTFRLTGEDDDPPLSVIGVMADFHVQSLHQPITPLMVRLDADPAPFMVVRVQGADGSRGLETLQDQWRKSYPSHPAMDYSFLDDDLKQLYQAEQRLGSVFIAGAVLSILIACLGLLGLSSFMAEQRTREIGVRKVLGATISNVILLLSRDFTWLILLAFVLGAPAGYYAMHSWLEDFPYRIEPGLGVFLFAGVAALSVAWLTVGYQSFKAATANPAEAVHAE